One Ilumatobacter fluminis genomic window, CGGGGATGGCGAGCTTCGGTCATGTCGGGGCGGCGACGGTCGAGGGACGGGAACGTCTGCCAATTGTTCGGCAATTCGACGATGCTTCTTGACCGCTGTCGCGCCAGGACAGCCGTTATTTCCGGGTCAGCCGAGCTGTTCGTGGAGGAACGCCGTGGCCTGTGGCCAGATCTGGTCGTAGAGGTCCTGGTCCTGGGTGCCGAGGGCGTTGTGCGGGGCCATGAACGCGTGGCCCGAGCCGGGGTGCACGGTGAGGGTGGCATCGACGCCGACTCGTCGGAGCTCGGCTTCGAGTTCGGCCGCTGCGGCGGGCGGGAAGAAGTCGTCGTGTTCGGCCATGTGGCCCCGGATGACCGCCGTGATGGTGCTGTAGTCGGGCTGGTCGTCGCCGGTGGGGAACCCGTAGAACGGCACCACGGCCGACACCGCATCGGGCCGCTCGGCGGCGAGGATGAAGCTGAGCATCCCGCCCATGCAGAACCCCATCACGCCGACGCCGTCACTCGTCGTGTCGTCGTGGCCGGCGAGGAAGTCGACGGCGCCGCTCATGTCGCGCGCTGCTCGGTCGATCGGCAGGTTCGTCATCAGTTCGCCGGCCTTGTCCATCTCGGTGTGGCCCGCCAGTTCGCCGTGGTAGAGGTCGGGGGCCAGGGCGAGGAATCCGGCAGCCGCGAGGCGGTCGGCCATCTCCTTGATGCCCGAATCGAGACCCCACCACTCCTGCACCACGATCACGCCGGGGCCGGAGCCTCCGGCGGGAGCGGCCAGGTAGCCGCGTGCCGTCGAACCGTTGCTTGCGAATTCCACCATCGAACCCATACCCACAACGTACGACGGGGTCGGGGCTCGCGTCGAGCGGGCGGCGACTAGCGTGGCCGCCGTGGACGACGTCGATCTCGAGTTCGAGCTTCCGGCACCGTCCGACGTCGTATTCGAGTACCTGACCCGGATCGACTTGCTGACGACGTGGTGGCCCACCGGCGGCCGCACCGATCCTCGCGAAGGCGGCGAGTACGTCCTCGAGTGGGACGGACCCGGCGTGACGCTGCGCGGCCGCTACGTCGTCGTCGACCCACCCGCTCGGCTGCAGTTCACGTGGTCGTGGGATCACGACGACGACGAGAGCGTGGTGTCGATCGAACTGATGTCGTCGTCGGTCGACTCGACGTCGATGCGGATCCGCCAGACCGCATCGTCGGTCGAGGAGCGTGACGGCTACGTCGAGGGCTGGACGCACTTCGTCGGCCGCCTCGCCGAACGTCTGCGCTGAACCTGATCGACCCGGCTGCCCCCGGGCGCCGTGTGCGAAGCTCGACGGCGATGTCGACACCACGAGTGCTCTGGTCACCCAGCGACGATGCCCGCAGCGCCACGGCGCTCGGCCGGTTCGCCGACGAATGCGAACGACGCTCCGGGCGCCGGTTCGCCGACTACGGCGATCTCTGGCGGTGGTCGACGAGCGACGGGTTGGAGGACTGTTGGGCGGCCGTGTGGGACCGGTTCGAGGTCGTCTCGGCGACACCGTACGAGGCCGTGCTCGACTCGCGATCGATGCCCGGCGCGCGCTGGTTCCCCGGCGCCCGGCTCAACTACGCCGAACACATCTGCCGGGTGGCAGCCGAGCGACCCGACGCCGTGGCCCTCGTCGGGGTTTCCCAGTCGCGCGAGCGGGTCGAGCTGACGTGGACCGACCTCGTCGAACAGGTGCGGCTCGCCCGCGCGGGCCTGGCTCGACTCGGCGTCGGCCGGGGCGACCGGGTCGCGGCCTACCTGCCGCACGTGCCGGAGACGATCGTGGCCTTCCTGGCGGCGAGCAGCCTCGGCGCGATCTGGACGTCGTGCGCGCCCGAGTTCGGTGTGCAGGCGGTGCTCGATCGGTTCCGGCAGGTCGAGCCGACCGTGCTGCTCGCGGTCGACGGCTACCGGTACGGCCGGCGTGACGTGTCGCGAGTCGATGAGCTCGCCGCGATCCGCGAGGGGCTGCCGTCGGTCGCTGCCACCGTGCACGTTCCGTACCTGCCGGGCACGCCACCGCCGTCCGACGTCGTGGCGTGGCGCGAGCTGCTCGCGGACGACCCGGCCCCGCTCGAGTTCGAACACGTCGTTCCCGAGCACCCGCTGTACGTCCTCTACTCGTCGGGCACCACCGGCCTCCCGAAGCCGATCGTCCACGGGCACGGCGGCATCCTGCTCGAGCATCTCAAGACGATCGGGCTCCACGCCGACATGACCGCCGGCGACGTCTTCTTCTGGTTCACCACGACCGGCTGGATGATGTGGAACTACCTCGTGTCGGGTCTGCTCCTCGGCGCCCGCGTCGTCACGTTCGACGGAGACCCGAATCACGCCGGGCCCTCGACGCTCTGGCAGCTCGCCGCCGACGAGCAGGTCACCTGGTTCGGCGGCGGCGCGCCGTACTACTCGGCCTGTCAACGTGCCGGTCTCCGCCCGTCGAGCGAGTTCGACTTGTCTCGGATCCGTGCGATCGGTTCGACCGGCGCGCCGTTGCCGGCCGAGGCGTTCGCCTGGATCTACGAGCACGTGTCGGACGACGCATTGCTGTCGCCGATCTCGGGTGGCACCGACGTCTGCTCGGCGTTCGTCGGTGGGAGTCCGCTGACGCCCGTGTGGGAGGGCGAGATCCCGTGCAGCTACCTGGGTGCCGCGGTGGCCGCGTTCGACGAGAACGGGCAGCCCGTCGTGGGCGGGCAGGGCGAGCTGGTGATCACGCAGCCGATGCCGTCGATGCCGGTCGGCTTCTGGGGCGACGACGACGGATCGCGCTATCGCGCGTCGTACTTCGAGCACTTTCCGGGCGTGTGGCGCCACGGCGACTGGATCACGATCACCGAGCGCGGGAGTTGTGTGATCAGTGGTCGGTCCGACGCGACGCTGAACCGGGGTGGCGTCCGCGTCGGCACGGCCGAGATCTACCGGGTGGTCGAGGGCGTCGACGGTGTCGTCGACAGCCTCGTCGTGCACCTCGAGGGCGACGGCGCCGACGATCCGGGCGAGCTCGTCCTGTTCGTCACCCTCGCCGACGGGGTCGACCTCGACGACGACATGACCGCCACGATCCGGACGACCGTCCGCTCGGGGCTGTCGCCGCGACACGTTCCCGACCGCGTCCACCAGGTGCGGGCCGTGCCGACGACGTTGAGCGGCAAGAAGCTCGAGCTCCCCGTCAAGAAGGTGCTGCTCGGCGTCGACCCGGGCGAAGCGGCGAGTCGCGGCGCCTTGAAGGACCCGGCGGCGTTCGACGAGATCGTCGAACTCGCCCGTCGCTTGCGCTCCACCTGACGAAACGGTACCGTTTCGAACGAAACGCTGACGTTTCGTTCGAGGAGGACCCGTGACCGACACCGTTTCCGACATCCCGCTGCACGAACGGCCCGAGATCCACGCGCGCCGCTGGTTCCTGCTCGGCGTCATGTGCCTCAGCCTCGTGATGGTCGTCATGGCCGTGTCGGGCCTCAACGTCGCGATCCCGTCGCTCCAGCGCGATCTGGACGCCACGGCGACCGACCTGCAGTGGATCGTCGACGCCTACGCGATCGTGTTCGCCGGCCTGCTGCTGAGCGCCGGCGCGATCGGCGACCGGTTCGGCCGCAAGCGGGCGTTGATGGCCGGGCTCGCCGTGTTCGCCGCCGGATCGCTGATCGGCGCCCTGGCCGACACCTCGAACCAGGTCATCGTGTCGCGTGCCGTCTCCGGGATCGGGGCGGCATTCATCATGCCGGCCACCCTGTCGTTGCTCACGGCCATCTTCCCGCCCCACGAGCGTGGCAAGGCGATCGCGGTGTGGGCCGGGTTCGCCGGCGCCGGAGGCGCGCTCGGCCCGCTCCTCGTGGGGTTCCTGCTCACCGGGTGGTGGATCTTCCCCTCGTTCTGGTGGGGATCGGCCTTCGTGGTGAACGCCGTGACCCCGGTCCTCGTCCTCGTCGTGGTCGCCGTCTTCGCCCCACGGAGCAAGGACGACGAGGCCACGCCCCTCGACCCGGTCGGCGCCGTGCTCTCCCTGTTCGGCATCGCAGCGCTGCTGTTCGGCATCATCGAGGGTCCCGAACGCGGCTGGACCGACGGGTTGGTGGTCGGCGGGTTCGTCGTCGGCATCGGGTTGCTGATCGGGTTCGTGCTGTGGGAACGGCGAGCCACGCACCCGATGCTGCCGATGGAGTACTTCCGCGCCCGACCGTTCTCGACCGGCACCGGCATCATCACGCTCGGCTTCATGGTGATGTTCGGCTTCTTCTTCCTCATCACCCAGTACTTCCAGTTCGTCAAGGGGTACTCACCGCTGCGCGCGGGCGTCGCAACGCTGCCGTTCGCCTTCACCATGATCGTCATGTCGCCACGCAGCGATGCGATGGTGCGACGCGTCGGCATGAACCGGGTCGTCGCCGGCGGCTTCACGTCGATGGCGATCGGGTTCGTCGTGTTGGGATTCGTGCGACCCGACACGCCGTACCTCGTCATCGCGGGCGCCCTCGTGTTGCTCGCCGGCGGCATGGCCGTGACGATCGCGCCGGCGACGGGGGCGATCATGTCGTCGGTGCCGCTCAACAAGGCCGGCATCGGGTCAGCGGTCAACGACACGACGCGCGAGTTCGGCGGGGCGCTCGGCATCGCCGTGCTCGGCAGCATCGTCGCCTCGCAGTACCGATCGAGTTTCGATTCGAGTGGTCTGCCGCCCGAGGTCGCCGAGGCCGCTGGTGAGTCGGTCGGTGCGGCCGTCGGCATCGGTACCGAACTCGACGGCGACGTCGGCGGCTCGCTGGTCGCGCAGGCCGGCGTCGTGTTCACCGACGCGGTCAACGTCGCCTTCTTCGTCTCGGCCGTCATCGCGATCGTCACCGGCGGTGTCGTCTATGCGGTGGGGAAGCGCCCGTGACCGAGCCGACCGACCGTGCCAACCCGCGGGTCGAGCGGACACGGATCGCGATCCTCGAGGCGACCCTCGATGAACTCGCCGAGGTCGGCTACGGCTCGTTGACCATCGAGTCGGTGGCCAAGCGCGCCGGGGCCAGCAAGGCGACGATCTACCGGCACTGGGAGGGCAAGCTCGACCTGTTCGCCGACGCCGTCTCGACCCTCAAGGCGATGCCGCAGTACGTCGAGTCGGACGACCGGTACGAGTCGATCGTGGCGTTCGTCGAGGCGATCGCCGAGCACATCGCGCACGGTCGGTTCGCGGCGTGCATCCCGGCGCTGATCGAGGCGAGCGTCACCGATCCGGCAGTGCGAGAGTTCCACGTGCGCACATCGGCCGAGCGGCAGGCCTACGGAGCGCAGGTGCTCGAGGCGGCGCGTGCGGCCGGCCACCTTGCCGACGACGTGGACGTGATGGCGATGACCGAGCGGCTCGTCGCCCCGCTGTTCTTCCGTCGCATGATGGCCGCCGAACCGTTTCCGGTCGCCGACGTCCGGCCACTCGTCGACGCCGTCCTCGGACCGCACTGGCGCTGAAGGCCGCACCGACGGCCGCAGTGTGCGCCGATACGCTCGGCGGTGTGACTTCGATCTATCTCGACCGTCTCGACCGGGTCCGCACCGCCATGACCGAGCAGGGCGTCGATGCGCTGCTGCTGTCGGTCGGTCACGACCTGCCGTACCTCACCGGCTATCAGGCAATGCCGCTCGAACGGCTCACCCTGTTGGTCGTGCCGCGGGATGGCGACGCCACCATGTTGATCCCGCGGCTCGAGGCTCCTCGGGTCGACGCACAGCCCGGCGTGTTCGAACTCCAGCCGTGGAACGAGACCGACGACCCGACGGAGCTGGCCGCGAGCCTCATCCCGGGTGCGTCGAAGATCGCCGTCGGCGACCAGATGTGGGCCCGCTTCCTGGTCGAGCTGCTCCCGCACCTGCCGGGCGCCGAGTACCGCCGGGCGGTCGACGTGGTCGGGCCGCTCCGCATGGTCAAGGATCAGGCGGAGATCGACGCGCTTGCCGCGGCCGGCGCTGCCGTCGACCGCATCGCGGCCGACCTGCAGTCGGGTGCGATCCCGCTGGTCGGCCGCACCGAGGCCGACGTCTCGGCCGAACTGTCGGCTCGGATCATCGCCGAGGGACACCAGAAGGTGAACTTCGCCATCGTCGCTGCCGGCGAGAACGCCGCCAGTCCGCACCACCACGCCGGATCACGGGTGATCCGGGAGCGCGAGATCGTGCTGTGCGACTTCGGTGGGACGATGAACGGGTACTGCTCCGACATCACCCGGTGCGTGTTCACCGGCGACGTCGCCGCCGACGCTCCCGACATCGCGGAGGCGTACGCCGTGCTCCACGAGGCCCAGTCGGCTGCGGTCGCGGCGGCGACCGTCGGCACGCCCTGCCAAGACATCGACCGGGCCGCCCGGCAGGTGATCGCCGACGCCGGCTACGGCGAGTACTTCGTCCATCGCACCGGCCACGGCATCGGCCTGGAGGAGCACGAAGACCCCTACATCGTCGAAGGCAACGCGACACCGCTCGCCGCCGGTCACGCCTTCAGCGTCGAGCCCGGCATCTACGTGCCCGACCGGTGGGGGATGCGCCTCGAAGACATCGTCGTCGCGACCGACGACGGGCCGCGTCCGACCAACACGGTCGATCACGGTCTGCACGACGTCGTCGCCTGATCGGCGACCCGCGCAGTCAGGAGCGGCTCAGGAATCGGCGACCGTCGGGGCGACGTCGAGTGACGTCAACTCGATCGTGCCGTCGGCGCCGATGTAGCGGGCGAGCATCCCCTGGTCGAGTGCGCAGTAGCTGACGGTGCCCACGGCCTCGACCGAGCTCGGCAGCTTGATCGCGACACACACCGCCGACTGGCCGGCGATCGTGTCGGTGGTGCCGGTGCTGGTGCCGATCCGTCGGGCCGCGTCGGTGACGAGACGTTGGCGAGCCGATGACTCCCAGAACCGGTGGGTGATCCCGAGGTTGCTCACGTAGGCGTCGTTGGCGCCGTCGGTGCAGTCGTCGGCTCGACACGTGGTCGTGTTGCCGGCGGGGTCGGTCGTGTAGGTGACGTCGCCGATCTGTGTCGTCACCGTGCCGCCTTCGGAGGTGATCGTGGCCACGGTCGAGTCGGTGGACGACGAGGGTGTGATTGAGTACGTCGCCGTGAAGTCGACCACCGGGCTGCGCTCGAGTCGTTCGGCGACCGTCTGGGTCGCCGAGTCGGTGATGACGTCGGCGGCCTCGAGCGTCGGCCGCTCGCCGAGTGCACAGCCGCTCAGCGCGACGAGCGCGAGCAGGAGGGGAGTGGCACGGCGCAACATGTCGGCGTCAGCCTACGGTGCGCGCCGGTACCCTGCTCCGACGTGATCCAGCTCGACGCCGCGACCGTGCTCCTCCAGTGGGCCGTGGGTGGCATGGCGTTCTGCTGGTTCACCACCCGGCGCCGTGTGATCGGCGTCGGCTACGGCTGGTTGCTGCGGGGCACCTATCTCGCGCTCGCCGCGCTGTCGCTCGTGATCGCACTGCGGTACGGCACGGTGCCGTTGCGGGAGGTGTCGACGGTCGGGGTGATGATCGCCATCGTCGTCGCCATCGTCGTGTCGGTGCAGCGCCGCGACGTCGGCGTCAGTGGCCAGCGGGCCGAGCACGATCGCCGCACCGAACGGGTGGCGGCGATGACCGGCATCGAGCGGGCCGGGCGAACCGACGACGACCCCGACACCGAGGTCGGCGCCGAGTTCCCGCCGATCCTCGACCTGATTCCTGCCCTGATCGGCATCGTCGGCCTGCTCGCCGCCGCGGTCGACGCTGCCCCCGACGGTGGCAGCGACATCGCCCTGTCGATCCTCCGGACGCTGGCGGGCGCCGCCTTCCTCGGATGCGTCACCGACGCCATGCTGCTCGGCCACTGGTACCTGGTGCAGCCCGGTCTCCCGCGCAAGCTGCTCAACGAGATCGTCACCGCGCTCGGCTGGATCTGGCCGATCGAGGTCATCTCGCTGCTGTTGCCGGTCGGCATGATCAGCGTGTTCACCGGCGAGGTCGACGACGGCTGGAACGGCACCCTCGGATGGTTCTGGGCGGCCAGCGCCGTCACGACGATCGTCTTGGTGTTCGTCACGAAGGCGGCCCTCAAGGAGCGGCAGTACTCGGCAGTGATGGCTGCGACCGGGCTGCTGTATCTCGCCATCCTCACCGCCTTCGGCACCGATCTGGTCGCCCGAGCCGTCCTCGACGCCGGCTGAGATCGAGCACCACCCGGGCGACCCCTGGTTGAGGGGCGGCCGGAGCGGGCATGATGTGGGTATGGCACGTCCGGTCTGGAACGGCACGATCAGCTTCGGTCTGGTGGCGATTCCCATCAAGCTCTTCCACGCAGTGCGGCGGAAGAACATTTCGTTCAACCAGCTCGACGACCGATCGATGTCGCGCATCCGCTACCAGAAGGTGTCGGCGAGCGACGGCGAGGTCGTCCCCGACGAACACATCGTCAAGGGCTACGAGGTCTCGAAGGACCGTTACGTCGTCGTCGACCCCGACGAACTCGAACCGTTCCTGCCGTCGGCCACCAAGACGATCGACCTCGAGGAGTTCGTCGACCTGGAGGAGATCGACCCGGTCTACTTCGACTCGGCGTACTACGTCGCTCCCGGCTCCGACCCGAAGCCGTACGCGCTCCTGGCGCAGGCGATGGAGCAGGCCGGCAAGGTCGCGATCGGCCGCTTCGTGATGCGCAACAAGCAGTACACGGCGGCCATCCGCGCCGAGGAGGGGCGCCTGGTGATGTCGACCCTCGCCTACGCGGACGAGGTGGTCGACCCGGACACGATCGAAGAACTGCAGGGGCTCGACGAGATCGACGTGACGAAGAAGGAGCTGGCGATGGCCGAATCGCTGGTCGACTCGCTCACCGCAGCCTTCGAGCCGGAGAAGTACCACGACGAGTACCGCGAGCAGGTCAGGGAGCTGATCGACAAGAAGGCGGCCGGCGAAGAGTTCACCGTGCCCGAAGAGTCGCTCGAGAAGCCCAAGGTCGTCGACCTGATGGCGGCACTCGAAGCGAGCGTCGCCAAGGCCAAGGAGGCTCGCGGCGACACGACCAAGACCCGCAAGAAGAAGTCGGCCTGAGCCGACGAGGCCGAGCGACGATGGCGGGGGTCGATGTCGAGATCGAGGGTCGTACGATCTCGCTGAGCAACCTCGACAAGGTGCTGTACCCGAGCGGGTTCACCAAGTCGCAGGTGATCGATTACATGGCGCGCATCGCCCCCGTTGCGATCCCGCACCTCACCGGCCGGGCACTGACCTTCAAACGATTCCCCGACGGGACCGAGACCAACGGCTTCTTCGAGAAGCGGTGTCCGGGGCACCGGCCGCCGTGGGTCGACGTGGCGCTCGGGCCGGGCGATCGGAAAGGCGGGATCGAGTACTGCCGGATCGACGAGACGGCGGCCATGGTCTGGGCCGGCAACATGGCGGCGCTCGAGCTCCACGCTCCGATGGCGTGTGCCGACGATCTCGACGTGCCCCGTGCCCTCGTGTTCGACTTCGACCCTGGCGCTCCGGCGGCGATCGCCGAGTGCTGCACGGTCTCGCTCGGCGTGCGGGAGGTGCTCGATTCGGTCGGACTGCAGGGCTGGTGCAAGACATCGGGGTCGAAGGGCCTCCAGATGTACGTGCCGCTCAACACACCGTCGGCGACGCACGAGGCTGCGGCCGACTTCGCCCTCGCCGTCGGTCAGGTCATGGAACGCCGCCTGCCGAAGCAGGTGACCACGATCATGGCGAAGGCCGAGCGACCCGGGAAGATCTTCGTCGACTGGTCGCAGAACGCGTTCCACAAGACGACGATCGCGCCGTATTCGCTTCGGGCCCGGCCGGAGCCGACCGTGTCGACGCCCGTGACGTGGGACGAGGTCGAGTCGTGTGCCGACGGCGACATCGAACTGCGGTTCACCAGCGATCAGGTGCTCGAACGCGTCGACGCCCACGGCGATCTGTTCGAGCCGGTCCTCACCGTCGAGCAGGAGCTCCCCACGCCCGGCTGACCGACGAATGGGGTCGGATACGTTTCGTCGGTCCCGACGAAACGTATCCGACCCCATTCGTCGACCCCATTCGTCGAGGTGAGGGTGAGGTGGAGGGTCACGGTCTGTCGTCCGGGTGGCAATTCACGCGCCGTGGGTGGGCGCTGAGGGTGAACAATCCCTCACGCGTTGTGGGATTCCTGACGATGAGGGCATGATGGTCACCGTCATGTTCAGGTCGAGCTCACGGAGTTGGGACGTGGGGCGCCTCGGTGCCACCCTCGCGGTCGTCGCGATGCTGACGGCTGCCTGCGGCCAGGCGCGGGCCGCTGCGCCACCCGACCCCGAGTTCACCAGTGGCGAACGAGCGGAGCCGACCGTGGTCGAGACACCGCTGCCGAGCGAGGGCGACATCGTCCTGCCCGACGACGTCGAGTCGGGCGACACGGGCACCGACGACGCCGGCGACGAGTTCGACGTGGCCGACATGGTCGTGCTCGACGACGCCGGCAACGCGTCGCCGAACCTGTCGGGCTGGTCGGCGTTCGACGCGGCGATGCAGCGACGACTCGGCATCAACCAGGCGTCGTCGGTCGCGGTGATGATCGACGGCGAGGTCGTCCATGCGGGTGCGTACGGTGTGCGTGTCGCCGGGGGCGACGCCGTGGAGACCACCGACCGGTTCCGCATCGCCAGCATCTCGAAGACGATCACGGCGATCGTCACGATGCAACTGGTCGAGGACGGCCTGCTCACGCTCGACGATCCGGTGGGGCAGGTGCTGATCGACCACTTGAAGCTCGCCAGCCCCGACGCCGACGTCGCACCGACGACGGTCCGCGAGCTCCTGAGCCACACGGCGGGTTTCCCGCAGCACGAGGGAACGTTCTTCTCGAACGGCGCGACCTCCTGCACCGACGCGGCGATCAAGGGCTTGAGTTCCGGCGTGAACTCGGGAAGCGGCTATCGCTACAGCAACATGAGCTACTGCGTGCTCGGCATTCTGATCGAGGCCGTGACGGGACAGGCGTACGAGCGGGTGGTCGAGGACCGACTGCTCGAACCGCTCGGGATCGAGGGGATGCGGTTCACGTCCACCTACGAGCTCGGCCCCGACGAGGTGTCCCACTACCCGACGCCGAACCGGAACTTCATGGAAGTCCTCGGCGCCGCCGGGTCGTGGAACGCGACGCCGACCGATCTGGTGCGCATCATGAACTCGATCGATCACGCCACGCCGGGCTGGAAGGCGATCTCGGAGGAGACCGCCCGGTCGATGCGGTTCCGCATCGACACCGGCCAGCAGCCGGGTGGCTACGGCCTCGGCCTCATCAACTACGAGAACGACACGTTCGGCCACACCGGGACGATCCAGAACACCCATGCGATGCTGCTCCGTCAGCCGGATGGCATCACCTGGGCGGTGACCGTCGCCGGTGGGACGCCGAGCGAGTCGGGCAACCTGCGGTCGATCGTCCGCAGTGCCTTGGCCGAAGCCTTCGGCTGATCGGCCGGGTCCGGCTGGGTCAGCCGGCGGGGACGACGACGAGGCGTGCCTCGCCGTCGGCGCTCTGTACGTCGATCGCCGCACCGTCGAGCTGTTCGGCGACCTCGGGGGCCACGCAGTAGCTCAAGCCGTGGGCGTCACCGGACTGATCGCCGTCGAGCGGCTGGTCGACGAACCCGATGCTGATCGTGCCGGGCTGTTCGGCGTCGGCCGAACCGGCCACGCGCAACGTGGCGTCGTTCGGGATCCCGTCCTGGCTCTCGCGTGCGTTGCTGAGCATCGAGGCAGCGGTGGGAGTGAGGGTCAACAATGAGATCATCCTTTCGGGATGGTCGGGGGCATGAACAGCGCGCGTACCCGACTCCGACACGTCGAAACATCCGAGGTTCACTACGGTGTCGCGCATGGAGATGCCCAAGGAGGGAAGGGCGATCGACGACGTCATCGCCGATCTGGCCGACAAGCGCACGGGGGACGCACGGTGGCAGGACGGCCGCACGTTCGGGATGGTGTACGACGGCGGACCGTCGGTGCACGAGGTCGCCGAACGTGCCGCCGTGATGTATCTGCACGAGAACGCGCTGAACGTGATGGCGTTCCCGTCGCTGCGCTCGATCCAGAGCGAGGTCGTCGACTGGACGGCGGGACTGCTGCAC contains:
- a CDS encoding SRPBCC family protein: MDDVDLEFELPAPSDVVFEYLTRIDLLTTWWPTGGRTDPREGGEYVLEWDGPGVTLRGRYVVVDPPARLQFTWSWDHDDDESVVSIELMSSSVDSTSMRIRQTASSVEERDGYVEGWTHFVGRLAERLR
- the ligD gene encoding non-homologous end-joining DNA ligase; the encoded protein is MAGVDVEIEGRTISLSNLDKVLYPSGFTKSQVIDYMARIAPVAIPHLTGRALTFKRFPDGTETNGFFEKRCPGHRPPWVDVALGPGDRKGGIEYCRIDETAAMVWAGNMAALELHAPMACADDLDVPRALVFDFDPGAPAAIAECCTVSLGVREVLDSVGLQGWCKTSGSKGLQMYVPLNTPSATHEAAADFALAVGQVMERRLPKQVTTIMAKAERPGKIFVDWSQNAFHKTTIAPYSLRARPEPTVSTPVTWDEVESCADGDIELRFTSDQVLERVDAHGDLFEPVLTVEQELPTPG
- a CDS encoding TetR/AcrR family transcriptional regulator, translated to MTEPTDRANPRVERTRIAILEATLDELAEVGYGSLTIESVAKRAGASKATIYRHWEGKLDLFADAVSTLKAMPQYVESDDRYESIVAFVEAIAEHIAHGRFAACIPALIEASVTDPAVREFHVRTSAERQAYGAQVLEAARAAGHLADDVDVMAMTERLVAPLFFRRMMAAEPFPVADVRPLVDAVLGPHWR
- a CDS encoding dienelactone hydrolase family protein yields the protein MGSMVEFASNGSTARGYLAAPAGGSGPGVIVVQEWWGLDSGIKEMADRLAAAGFLALAPDLYHGELAGHTEMDKAGELMTNLPIDRAARDMSGAVDFLAGHDDTTSDGVGVMGFCMGGMLSFILAAERPDAVSAVVPFYGFPTGDDQPDYSTITAVIRGHMAEHDDFFPPAAAAELEAELRRVGVDATLTVHPGSGHAFMAPHNALGTQDQDLYDQIWPQATAFLHEQLG
- a CDS encoding serine hydrolase domain-containing protein produces the protein MMVTVMFRSSSRSWDVGRLGATLAVVAMLTAACGQARAAAPPDPEFTSGERAEPTVVETPLPSEGDIVLPDDVESGDTGTDDAGDEFDVADMVVLDDAGNASPNLSGWSAFDAAMQRRLGINQASSVAVMIDGEVVHAGAYGVRVAGGDAVETTDRFRIASISKTITAIVTMQLVEDGLLTLDDPVGQVLIDHLKLASPDADVAPTTVRELLSHTAGFPQHEGTFFSNGATSCTDAAIKGLSSGVNSGSGYRYSNMSYCVLGILIEAVTGQAYERVVEDRLLEPLGIEGMRFTSTYELGPDEVSHYPTPNRNFMEVLGAAGSWNATPTDLVRIMNSIDHATPGWKAISEETARSMRFRIDTGQQPGGYGLGLINYENDTFGHTGTIQNTHAMLLRQPDGITWAVTVAGGTPSESGNLRSIVRSALAEAFG
- a CDS encoding acetoacetate--CoA ligase, with protein sequence MSTPRVLWSPSDDARSATALGRFADECERRSGRRFADYGDLWRWSTSDGLEDCWAAVWDRFEVVSATPYEAVLDSRSMPGARWFPGARLNYAEHICRVAAERPDAVALVGVSQSRERVELTWTDLVEQVRLARAGLARLGVGRGDRVAAYLPHVPETIVAFLAASSLGAIWTSCAPEFGVQAVLDRFRQVEPTVLLAVDGYRYGRRDVSRVDELAAIREGLPSVAATVHVPYLPGTPPPSDVVAWRELLADDPAPLEFEHVVPEHPLYVLYSSGTTGLPKPIVHGHGGILLEHLKTIGLHADMTAGDVFFWFTTTGWMMWNYLVSGLLLGARVVTFDGDPNHAGPSTLWQLAADEQVTWFGGGAPYYSACQRAGLRPSSEFDLSRIRAIGSTGAPLPAEAFAWIYEHVSDDALLSPISGGTDVCSAFVGGSPLTPVWEGEIPCSYLGAAVAAFDENGQPVVGGQGELVITQPMPSMPVGFWGDDDGSRYRASYFEHFPGVWRHGDWITITERGSCVISGRSDATLNRGGVRVGTAEIYRVVEGVDGVVDSLVVHLEGDGADDPGELVLFVTLADGVDLDDDMTATIRTTVRSGLSPRHVPDRVHQVRAVPTTLSGKKLELPVKKVLLGVDPGEAASRGALKDPAAFDEIVELARRLRST
- a CDS encoding MFS transporter, producing MTDTVSDIPLHERPEIHARRWFLLGVMCLSLVMVVMAVSGLNVAIPSLQRDLDATATDLQWIVDAYAIVFAGLLLSAGAIGDRFGRKRALMAGLAVFAAGSLIGALADTSNQVIVSRAVSGIGAAFIMPATLSLLTAIFPPHERGKAIAVWAGFAGAGGALGPLLVGFLLTGWWIFPSFWWGSAFVVNAVTPVLVLVVVAVFAPRSKDDEATPLDPVGAVLSLFGIAALLFGIIEGPERGWTDGLVVGGFVVGIGLLIGFVLWERRATHPMLPMEYFRARPFSTGTGIITLGFMVMFGFFFLITQYFQFVKGYSPLRAGVATLPFAFTMIVMSPRSDAMVRRVGMNRVVAGGFTSMAIGFVVLGFVRPDTPYLVIAGALVLLAGGMAVTIAPATGAIMSSVPLNKAGIGSAVNDTTREFGGALGIAVLGSIVASQYRSSFDSSGLPPEVAEAAGESVGAAVGIGTELDGDVGGSLVAQAGVVFTDAVNVAFFVSAVIAIVTGGVVYAVGKRP
- a CDS encoding Ku protein, translating into MARPVWNGTISFGLVAIPIKLFHAVRRKNISFNQLDDRSMSRIRYQKVSASDGEVVPDEHIVKGYEVSKDRYVVVDPDELEPFLPSATKTIDLEEFVDLEEIDPVYFDSAYYVAPGSDPKPYALLAQAMEQAGKVAIGRFVMRNKQYTAAIRAEEGRLVMSTLAYADEVVDPDTIEELQGLDEIDVTKKELAMAESLVDSLTAAFEPEKYHDEYREQVRELIDKKAAGEEFTVPEESLEKPKVVDLMAALEASVAKAKEARGDTTKTRKKKSA
- a CDS encoding M24 family metallopeptidase: MTSIYLDRLDRVRTAMTEQGVDALLLSVGHDLPYLTGYQAMPLERLTLLVVPRDGDATMLIPRLEAPRVDAQPGVFELQPWNETDDPTELAASLIPGASKIAVGDQMWARFLVELLPHLPGAEYRRAVDVVGPLRMVKDQAEIDALAAAGAAVDRIAADLQSGAIPLVGRTEADVSAELSARIIAEGHQKVNFAIVAAGENAASPHHHAGSRVIREREIVLCDFGGTMNGYCSDITRCVFTGDVAADAPDIAEAYAVLHEAQSAAVAAATVGTPCQDIDRAARQVIADAGYGEYFVHRTGHGIGLEEHEDPYIVEGNATPLAAGHAFSVEPGIYVPDRWGMRLEDIVVATDDGPRPTNTVDHGLHDVVA